Proteins from a single region of Bogoriella caseilytica:
- a CDS encoding Mrp/NBP35 family ATP-binding protein encodes MEGMSAPTVERVEAELEKVIDPEIRRPITELKMVRSVEVAEGGTVVVGIDLTTSGCPLKDTITKDVKNAVSHLEGVSAVEVEMGVMSEEQRKELRSFLRGGAAEPEIPFSKPGSLTRIYAVTSGKGGVGKSSVTANLAASMAAEGLKVGVVDADIYGFSIPRMLGVTHSPTKVDDMILPPVAKDVKVISIGMFTQGGRPVVWRGPMLHRALQQFLSDVFWGDLDVLLLDLPPGTGDIAISVAQMLPNSEILVVTTPQVAAAEVAQRAGIIAEQTKQRVVGVVENMSWLAQPDGSRVELFGSGGGQRVSEELSKELGYDVPLLAQVPLEMALREASDTGTPLVLREEDSPATESLRSLSRTLSHRSRGLAGRSLGISPVG; translated from the coding sequence ATGGAGGGCATGAGTGCCCCCACTGTGGAACGCGTTGAGGCCGAGCTCGAGAAGGTCATCGACCCCGAGATCCGCCGCCCCATCACCGAGCTGAAGATGGTCCGCTCGGTCGAGGTCGCTGAGGGCGGCACCGTGGTGGTCGGCATCGACCTGACCACATCCGGATGCCCGCTGAAGGACACCATCACCAAGGACGTGAAGAACGCCGTCTCCCATCTTGAGGGCGTCAGCGCCGTCGAGGTGGAGATGGGCGTGATGAGCGAGGAGCAGCGCAAGGAACTGCGCTCGTTTCTGCGTGGCGGCGCCGCCGAGCCGGAGATCCCCTTCTCGAAGCCCGGGTCGCTCACCCGCATCTACGCGGTCACCTCCGGCAAGGGCGGGGTGGGCAAGTCCTCGGTGACCGCCAACCTCGCGGCCTCCATGGCCGCCGAAGGACTGAAGGTGGGTGTGGTCGACGCCGACATCTACGGCTTCTCCATCCCCCGCATGCTCGGGGTCACGCACTCCCCCACCAAGGTCGATGACATGATCCTGCCCCCGGTGGCCAAGGACGTGAAGGTCATCTCCATCGGGATGTTCACCCAGGGTGGGCGCCCCGTGGTCTGGCGCGGCCCCATGCTGCACCGCGCCCTCCAGCAGTTCCTCTCCGACGTGTTCTGGGGCGATCTGGACGTGCTGCTGCTGGACCTGCCCCCGGGCACCGGCGACATCGCCATCTCCGTGGCGCAGATGCTGCCGAACTCCGAGATCCTCGTGGTCACCACCCCGCAGGTGGCGGCGGCCGAAGTGGCTCAGCGCGCCGGCATCATCGCCGAGCAGACCAAGCAGCGGGTGGTCGGGGTGGTAGAGAACATGTCCTGGCTCGCCCAGCCCGACGGCTCGCGCGTGGAACTCTTCGGCTCCGGTGGCGGCCAGCGAGTCTCGGAGGAGCTCAGCAAGGAGCTCGGCTACGACGTACCGCTCCTGGCCCAGGTGCCACTGGAGATGGCGCTGCGCGAGGCCTCGGACACCGGCACGCCGCTTGTGCTGCGTGAGGAGGACTCTCCCGCCACCGAGTCGCTGCGCTCCCTCTCGCGCACCCTCTCGCACCGCTCCCGCGGCCTGGCGGGCCGCTCCCTGGGCATCTCCCCGGTCGGCTGA
- a CDS encoding general stress protein — protein MALPGSQRQPTMVPTLPTGSEIASYGTYLEAQKAVDYLSDESFAVQQVTIVGTDLRMVERITGRLNYPRVALAGAMTGAWFGLLISLLMYLFTPDGGFPVLAGVLIGAAFGILFAVVSYAMTGGKRDFTSASQVVASRYAILCDPQSAGEASRLLTQGGHAGRVSQKAAQTAVPAPSAGAQPAAPGQPGPYGQTAPASGSTPEASDAPAEQPAESRPPAPRPGAVGEKRERPRYGLRYEDLEPGASPAAEPEAPQDRTDSPR, from the coding sequence ATGGCCCTGCCCGGAAGTCAACGTCAGCCCACCATGGTCCCCACCCTGCCCACTGGGTCGGAGATCGCCTCCTACGGCACCTACCTCGAGGCACAGAAGGCGGTGGACTACCTCTCTGATGAGTCCTTCGCCGTCCAGCAGGTCACGATCGTGGGCACCGACCTGCGCATGGTCGAGCGCATCACCGGCCGGTTGAACTATCCACGCGTGGCTCTGGCCGGCGCGATGACCGGCGCGTGGTTCGGCCTGCTGATCTCGCTGCTCATGTATCTCTTCACTCCCGATGGCGGTTTCCCGGTCCTGGCCGGTGTGCTCATCGGCGCGGCCTTCGGCATCCTCTTCGCCGTCGTCTCTTACGCCATGACCGGCGGCAAGCGGGACTTCACCTCCGCCAGTCAGGTGGTCGCCTCGCGCTACGCGATTCTGTGCGATCCGCAGAGCGCGGGCGAGGCAAGCAGGCTGCTCACCCAGGGCGGCCACGCCGGGCGCGTGAGTCAGAAGGCCGCCCAGACCGCCGTGCCGGCTCCCTCGGCAGGTGCCCAGCCCGCTGCGCCGGGTCAGCCTGGTCCGTACGGACAGACGGCCCCGGCGAGCGGATCTACCCCCGAAGCCAGTGACGCACCGGCAGAGCAGCCCGCCGAGAGCCGGCCTCCAGCGCCCCGCCCCGGCGCGGTGGGCGAGAAGCGTGAACGGCCCCGATACGGCCTGCGCTACGAGGATCTCGAACCCGGCGCGAGCCCGGCCGCGGAGCCTGAAGCGCCCCAGGACCGGACCGACAGCCCCCGATGA
- a CDS encoding sugar phosphate isomerase/epimerase family protein: MSAAPEPVRRIPVGLSSSSVYPGGIEATFQAARDLGYDGVEVMVLADPLSRDGDGLCELSERYELPIFAIHAPTLLLTQNVWGSDPWDKVDRAAELAHHVGAETVVIHPPFIWQRRYAENFVGAIAERERLDGMRLAVENMFPWRAKTGRWRERSIQAYAPGWDPLEHDYGSVTLDLSHSATAGYSPEETLAMVDQLGDRLAHLHLCDGSPNFKDEHWPPGQGNQPCDEVLRRLAERGFGGSVVVELNTRGRSSVARRTALADSLAFAREHLGQSVLER; this comes from the coding sequence ATGAGCGCTGCGCCCGAACCTGTCCGGCGGATTCCGGTGGGGCTGTCCTCGTCCTCGGTCTATCCCGGCGGGATCGAAGCGACCTTCCAGGCGGCACGCGACCTCGGCTACGACGGCGTGGAGGTCATGGTGCTGGCTGACCCGCTCTCGCGGGACGGCGACGGCCTGTGCGAGCTCTCCGAGCGCTACGAGCTGCCGATCTTCGCGATCCACGCCCCCACCCTGCTGCTCACGCAGAACGTGTGGGGCTCCGATCCCTGGGACAAGGTCGACCGCGCCGCAGAACTCGCCCACCACGTGGGGGCGGAGACGGTCGTCATCCACCCGCCCTTCATCTGGCAACGCCGTTATGCGGAGAACTTCGTGGGAGCGATCGCCGAGCGTGAGCGGCTCGACGGCATGCGGTTGGCCGTGGAGAACATGTTTCCCTGGCGGGCCAAGACGGGGCGATGGCGTGAGCGAAGCATCCAGGCCTACGCCCCGGGGTGGGATCCGCTCGAGCACGACTACGGCTCGGTGACCCTCGACCTCTCGCATTCCGCCACGGCCGGGTACAGCCCTGAGGAAACCCTCGCGATGGTCGATCAGCTCGGCGACCGGCTAGCGCACCTGCATCTGTGCGACGGCAGCCCGAACTTCAAGGACGAGCACTGGCCCCCCGGGCAGGGCAATCAACCCTGCGACGAGGTGCTGCGCCGCCTGGCCGAGCGGGGATTCGGCGGCTCCGTGGTGGTGGAGCTGAACACCCGGGGGAGGTCCTCGGTGGCGCGGCGCACGGCGCTGGCCGATTCGCTCGCCTTCGCTCGCGAGCACCTCGGGCAGTCGGTCCTGGAGCGCTGA
- a CDS encoding alpha/beta hydrolase, with translation MTTRMPFQALPVSQSDVSYEHGPDSLLRAPVEPGLTEEIWIDGSDRFPGTRRRIWVHRPVGNSPDEECAVMFFNDGWWYLDPEGEVRGAVVLDNLAAAGHLPPMIGVFVDPGVVDVDGVTTKHRNAEYDAFDENYGSFLLEEVLPLVEARHRVSADPSQRGICGGSSGGNAAVTAAWCRPDGIGRVIAFNASFAQIPGGNPYPALLASEPRRPIRVFLHAAHRDLNWNSRRDNWFAENLETAAAFARAGYDTRLVTGDGGPSPNHGGVLLPDALRWLWSEDPLPH, from the coding sequence ATGACGACCCGCATGCCCTTTCAGGCCCTGCCCGTGTCTCAGAGCGACGTGTCCTACGAACACGGCCCGGACTCCTTGCTGCGCGCGCCTGTGGAGCCCGGCCTCACTGAAGAGATCTGGATCGATGGCAGTGATCGCTTCCCGGGCACGCGGCGGCGCATCTGGGTGCATCGTCCGGTCGGAAACTCGCCAGACGAGGAGTGCGCGGTGATGTTCTTCAATGACGGGTGGTGGTACCTGGACCCGGAGGGAGAGGTGCGCGGCGCCGTCGTGCTCGACAACCTCGCCGCGGCCGGCCACCTGCCTCCGATGATCGGTGTCTTCGTCGACCCGGGAGTCGTGGACGTCGATGGCGTCACCACGAAGCATCGCAACGCGGAGTACGACGCCTTCGACGAGAACTATGGCAGCTTCTTACTGGAAGAGGTTCTGCCCCTGGTCGAGGCGCGTCATCGGGTCTCAGCGGACCCCAGCCAGCGCGGGATCTGCGGGGGCAGCAGCGGAGGCAATGCGGCGGTGACCGCGGCGTGGTGCCGGCCCGATGGCATCGGCAGGGTGATCGCCTTCAACGCCAGCTTCGCCCAGATACCCGGCGGGAATCCGTACCCCGCGCTCCTGGCGAGCGAGCCACGTCGGCCGATACGGGTCTTCCTGCACGCGGCCCACCGCGACCTGAACTGGAACTCGCGCCGGGACAACTGGTTCGCCGAGAATCTCGAGACAGCCGCGGCCTTCGCTCGGGCCGGGTACGACACCAGGCTGGTGACCGGCGACGGCGGGCCCAGCCCGAACCACGGCGGCGTACTCCTGCCCGACGCGCTGAGATGGCTATGGTCCGAGGATCCCCTGCCCCACTGA